A single genomic interval of Trinickia acidisoli harbors:
- a CDS encoding ROK family transcriptional regulator, whose amino-acid sequence MNERTQPHAARTVGSNQVGMRQFNERIVLQAVRLHGPLPKADVARLTRLSMQSVSMIVDRLIDDGLLAKQARVRGRIGQPSVPIALRPEGAYTIGIKVGRRSLDVLAMDFTGHVCTRDVLDYAYPDPDLLFPALESKIARVTDSLGANAGKVVGVGVAAPLWLGGWRDFLGAPPAALEAWNAIDIRTRIAAMTGLPVEFAKDTTAACAAELVMGQGRGIRSFLYLFVGTFIGGGLVIDGRLHGGPHGNAGAVGSMPLSLGNGHAPRQLLHTASGFVLEQRFVAAGAPTAAAHDHRALGADLWAITERWLDEACPAIAMTIATSTALLDLEAVVIDGEIDRQLVREIIRRTQGALDRIEWEGMVRPQLIEGTIGADARAMGGAILPLYAHFAPMHELFLKD is encoded by the coding sequence ATGAACGAGCGAACGCAACCGCACGCCGCGAGAACGGTCGGCTCGAACCAAGTCGGCATGCGGCAGTTCAACGAGCGCATCGTGCTGCAAGCGGTTCGCTTGCATGGGCCATTGCCGAAAGCCGACGTCGCGCGGCTGACGCGGCTCAGCATGCAAAGCGTGTCGATGATCGTCGATCGGCTCATCGACGACGGCTTGCTCGCCAAGCAAGCGCGGGTGCGCGGGCGCATCGGGCAACCGTCGGTGCCGATCGCGCTGCGGCCCGAAGGCGCGTACACGATCGGCATCAAGGTCGGGCGCCGCAGTCTCGACGTGCTGGCGATGGATTTCACGGGGCATGTCTGCACGCGCGACGTGCTCGACTACGCGTACCCCGATCCCGATCTGCTGTTTCCCGCGTTGGAGAGCAAGATCGCGCGTGTGACCGATTCGCTCGGCGCCAACGCCGGCAAGGTCGTTGGAGTCGGTGTGGCCGCGCCGCTTTGGCTCGGCGGCTGGCGCGACTTTCTGGGTGCGCCGCCGGCTGCGCTCGAAGCGTGGAATGCGATCGATATTCGAACGCGGATCGCCGCGATGACGGGCTTGCCCGTCGAGTTCGCGAAAGACACGACGGCCGCTTGCGCCGCCGAACTCGTCATGGGCCAAGGGCGCGGCATTCGTTCGTTCCTGTATTTGTTCGTCGGCACGTTCATCGGCGGCGGCTTGGTCATCGACGGACGCTTGCACGGCGGGCCACATGGGAATGCCGGCGCGGTCGGCTCCATGCCCCTCTCGCTCGGCAACGGACATGCGCCGCGGCAACTGCTGCATACAGCGTCGGGGTTCGTGCTCGAGCAGCGGTTCGTCGCGGCAGGCGCGCCGACGGCCGCCGCACACGATCATCGCGCGCTCGGCGCAGACCTGTGGGCCATCACGGAACGGTGGCTCGACGAAGCCTGCCCGGCGATCGCGATGACGATCGCCACTTCCACGGCATTGCTCGATTTGGAGGCCGTCGTCATCGACGGCGAGATCGATCGGCAACTCGTGCGCGAAATCATTCGTCGCACGCAGGGCGCGCTCGATCGCATCGAGTGGGAAGGGATGGTCAGGCCGCAGTTGATCGAAGGGACGATCGGTGCCGATGCGCGAGCGATGGGCGGCGCGATTTTGCCGCTTTACGCGCATTTCGCGCCGATGCATGAGTTGTTTCTGAAGGATTAG
- a CDS encoding DUF2384 domain-containing protein: MNSTVAVDDILQRASFEQRASFEQFMSSLHDPAFAAPIVSARRFSEALHIDMQTLARQAGVHRNTLSRTPASESVQRFLREALRVIRAATDVHGCVKQALFWYRNEPLSEFAYKTAEQLVSGGRTEEVLRYIVASDE, translated from the coding sequence ATGAATTCGACGGTCGCCGTGGATGACATCCTGCAACGCGCAAGCTTCGAGCAACGCGCAAGCTTCGAGCAATTCATGAGTTCGCTGCATGATCCTGCTTTCGCCGCACCGATCGTTTCGGCACGGCGTTTCTCGGAAGCGCTGCACATCGACATGCAAACGCTGGCCAGGCAGGCCGGCGTGCATCGCAATACGCTGAGCCGCACGCCTGCATCCGAGAGCGTGCAGCGCTTTCTGCGCGAGGCGTTGCGCGTGATTCGCGCGGCCACCGATGTGCACGGCTGTGTGAAGCAAGCATTGTTTTGGTATCGCAACGAACCGCTCTCGGAATTCGCGTACAAGACGGCGGAACAGCTCGTGTCGGGCGGGCGGACTGAGGAGGTGCTGCGTTATATCGTGGCATCTGATGAGTGA
- a CDS encoding efflux RND transporter permease subunit — protein sequence MNISKFFIDRPIFAGVLSVLILLAGVISLFQLPISEYPEVVPPSVIVHAQYPGANPKVIAETVASPLEEQINGVENMLYMQAQANSDGNLTLTVTFKLGTDPDKAQQLVQNRVSQALPRLPDDVQRLGVTTIKSSPTLTMVVHLISPDNRYDMTYLRNYALLNVKDRLERISGVGEVQLWGAGDYAMRIWLDPNKLAERNLTASDVVNAIREQNVQVAAGVIGGSPSVPGVPLQLSVNARGRLQTSEQFGAIVVKTTPDGGVTYLRDVARVELAASEYGLRSLLDNKSAVALGINQQPGANSLAISDQVRQDMAELKKDFPAGVDYSIVYDPTQFVRSSIEAVIHTLLEAISLVVIVVIVFLQTWRASIIPLVAVPVSIVGTFSLLLAFGFSINALSLFGMVLAIGIVVDDAIVVVENVERNISSGLSARAATYRAMREVSGPIIAIALTLVAVFVPLAFMSGLTGQFYKQFAMTIAISTVISAFNSLTLSPALCSILLRGHDAPKDWLTRAMDRVFGGFFRQFNKVFKRGSQSYSRGVTSVLGRKSLMLGVYAVLLGATVLITHVVPGGFVPAQDKEYLIAFAQLPNGATLDRTEGVIREMGDTALKQPGVEHAVAFPGLSVNGFTNSSSAGIVFVTLKPFKDRGSKALSAGAIAGALNQQYAGIKGAFVAVFPPPPVLGLGTLGGFKLQLEDRGALGYAQLDEATQAFIKRAQQAPELGPLFTSYQINVPQLNVDLDRVKAKQLGVSVTDVFDTMQIYLGSLYVNDFNRFGRVYQVRVQADAPFRAHPDDILQLKTRNASGEMVPLSSLVKVTPTFGPEMVVRYNGYTAADINGGPAPGYSSGQAQSAIERIAKEVLPRGVKFEWTDLTYQQVLAGNSAIWVFPISVLLVFLVLAALYESLTLPLAVILIVPMSMLSALTGVWLLRGDNNIFTQIGLMVLVGLASKNAILIVEFARELEHDGRTPIAAAIEASRLRLRPILMTSIAFIMGVVPLVLSTGAGSEMRHAMGIAVFFGMLGVTLFGLMLTPVFYVVLRTLAGGKIHVAGKDSNKESDLEPELTDA from the coding sequence ATGAACATTTCAAAGTTTTTTATCGACCGACCTATCTTTGCGGGGGTACTGTCGGTCTTGATCCTGCTGGCCGGCGTGATCTCGCTGTTCCAGTTGCCGATCTCCGAGTACCCCGAGGTCGTCCCGCCGTCGGTCATCGTTCATGCCCAGTATCCGGGCGCGAACCCGAAGGTGATTGCGGAGACCGTGGCCTCGCCGCTCGAAGAGCAGATCAACGGCGTCGAGAACATGCTCTACATGCAGGCGCAAGCGAACAGCGACGGCAACTTGACGCTGACCGTCACGTTCAAGCTCGGCACCGATCCGGACAAGGCGCAGCAGCTCGTGCAGAACCGCGTCTCGCAAGCATTGCCACGTTTGCCCGACGACGTGCAGCGGCTCGGCGTGACGACGATCAAGAGCTCGCCCACGCTGACGATGGTCGTGCACTTGATCTCGCCCGATAACCGCTACGACATGACGTATCTGCGCAACTACGCGCTGCTCAACGTCAAGGATCGGCTCGAGCGGATCTCGGGTGTCGGCGAAGTCCAGCTCTGGGGCGCCGGCGATTACGCGATGCGAATCTGGCTCGATCCGAACAAGCTGGCCGAGCGCAATCTGACCGCGAGCGACGTCGTCAATGCGATTCGCGAGCAGAACGTGCAAGTGGCGGCGGGCGTGATCGGCGGGTCGCCGTCGGTGCCGGGCGTGCCGCTGCAGTTGTCGGTCAATGCGCGCGGCCGCTTGCAAACCTCGGAGCAGTTCGGTGCGATCGTGGTCAAGACCACGCCCGACGGCGGTGTGACGTATCTGCGCGACGTCGCGCGCGTCGAACTGGCCGCCTCCGAGTACGGCTTGCGCTCGCTGCTCGACAACAAATCGGCCGTCGCGCTCGGTATCAACCAACAACCCGGCGCGAACTCGCTCGCGATTTCCGATCAGGTTCGCCAGGACATGGCCGAGCTGAAGAAGGACTTCCCGGCCGGTGTCGATTACAGCATCGTCTATGACCCGACGCAGTTCGTGCGTTCGAGTATCGAGGCCGTGATCCATACGTTGCTCGAAGCGATCTCGCTCGTCGTCATCGTCGTGATCGTGTTCTTGCAAACGTGGCGCGCGTCGATCATTCCGCTCGTGGCGGTGCCCGTGTCGATCGTGGGGACGTTTTCGCTGCTGCTCGCGTTCGGCTTTTCGATCAATGCGTTGTCGCTGTTCGGGATGGTGCTCGCGATCGGGATCGTCGTCGACGATGCGATCGTCGTCGTCGAAAACGTGGAGCGCAACATCTCGTCGGGCTTGAGTGCGAGAGCGGCCACTTATCGAGCGATGCGCGAGGTGAGCGGGCCAATTATCGCGATTGCGCTGACGCTCGTCGCCGTGTTCGTGCCGCTCGCCTTCATGAGCGGGTTGACGGGCCAGTTCTATAAACAGTTCGCGATGACGATCGCGATCTCGACGGTGATCTCGGCGTTCAACTCGCTGACGTTGTCGCCGGCGCTTTGCTCGATCTTGTTGCGCGGACACGATGCGCCGAAAGATTGGCTCACGCGTGCGATGGACCGTGTTTTCGGCGGCTTCTTCCGGCAATTCAACAAGGTATTCAAGCGCGGCTCGCAATCGTACAGCCGTGGCGTGACGAGCGTGCTCGGTCGCAAGTCGCTCATGCTCGGCGTCTATGCGGTGTTGCTCGGTGCGACGGTGTTGATCACGCACGTCGTGCCGGGTGGCTTCGTGCCCGCGCAGGACAAGGAGTATCTGATCGCATTCGCGCAATTGCCGAACGGCGCAACGCTCGATCGCACCGAGGGCGTCATCCGCGAAATGGGCGATACCGCGTTGAAGCAGCCGGGCGTCGAGCACGCCGTCGCGTTCCCCGGTTTGTCGGTGAACGGCTTCACGAATAGTTCGAGCGCCGGCATTGTGTTCGTCACGCTCAAGCCGTTCAAGGACCGCGGCTCGAAAGCATTGTCGGCCGGTGCGATCGCGGGGGCGCTGAATCAGCAATATGCGGGGATCAAGGGGGCGTTCGTCGCCGTGTTCCCGCCGCCGCCGGTGCTCGGCCTGGGTACGTTGGGCGGCTTCAAGCTGCAACTCGAGGATCGCGGCGCGCTCGGCTACGCGCAACTCGACGAAGCGACGCAGGCGTTCATCAAGCGCGCACAGCAAGCACCCGAACTGGGTCCGCTCTTCACGAGCTATCAGATCAACGTGCCGCAATTGAACGTCGATCTCGACCGCGTGAAGGCGAAGCAGCTCGGCGTATCGGTGACCGACGTCTTCGATACGATGCAGATCTATCTCGGCTCGCTGTACGTGAACGACTTCAACCGTTTCGGTCGCGTATATCAAGTGCGCGTGCAGGCCGATGCACCGTTCCGCGCGCATCCGGACGACATCTTGCAGTTGAAGACGCGTAACGCCTCCGGCGAGATGGTGCCGCTTTCGTCGCTCGTGAAGGTGACGCCGACGTTCGGTCCTGAAATGGTCGTACGCTACAACGGCTATACGGCGGCCGACATCAACGGCGGTCCCGCGCCGGGCTACTCGTCGGGCCAAGCGCAGTCGGCAATCGAGCGCATCGCGAAGGAAGTCCTGCCGCGCGGCGTGAAGTTCGAATGGACGGATTTGACCTATCAGCAGGTGTTGGCCGGCAATTCCGCGATCTGGGTGTTCCCGATCAGCGTGCTGCTCGTGTTCCTCGTGCTGGCCGCGCTCTATGAGAGCTTGACGTTGCCGCTCGCTGTCATCTTGATCGTGCCGATGAGCATGTTGTCCGCGTTGACGGGCGTGTGGTTGCTGCGAGGCGACAACAACATCTTCACGCAGATCGGCTTGATGGTGCTCGTGGGGCTGGCGTCGAAGAACGCGATTCTGATCGTCGAATTCGCACGCGAACTCGAACACGACGGCCGCACGCCGATTGCCGCGGCGATCGAGGCGAGCCGGCTGCGGCTGCGCCCGATCTTGATGACGTCGATCGCGTTCATCATGGGTGTCGTACCGCTCGTGCTGTCGACGGGTGCCGGCTCCGAGATGCGCCATGCGATGGGTATCGCGGTGTTCTTCGGGATGCTGGGCGTGACGCTGTTCGGCCTCATGCTGACGCCGGTCTTCTATGTGGTGCTGCGCACGCTGGCGGGCGGCAAGATCCACGTGGCGGGCAAGGACTCGAACAAGGAATCGGACCTCGAACCCGAGTTGACGGACGCTTGA
- a CDS encoding sugar ABC transporter substrate-binding protein, with amino-acid sequence MKTRPYMTAVRHTLIVATAASALCAGAAFADQPIVGLITKTDTNPFFVKMKEGAQAAATKDGAKLLTAAGRFDGDNSSQVTALENMTTAGAKAILITPSDTKAIVPSIKKARAAGVMVIALDTPTDPQSATDALFATNNFEAGKLIGAYAKKALGNKPAKIATLDLAPGISVGILRHNGFLEGFGIKQGDPSIVCSQDTRGDQSKGQAAMENCLQKAPDINVVYTINEPAAAGAYRALQTAGKAKNVLIVSIDGGCEGVRDVKAGEIAATAQQYPLKMAALGVDAGVEYAKTGKKVSGYKDTGVTLITDKPMPGVDSKDTAFGLQNCWGQ; translated from the coding sequence ATGAAGACCCGTCCCTATATGACTGCCGTCCGGCATACGCTGATCGTCGCGACCGCGGCTTCGGCTTTGTGTGCCGGCGCGGCGTTCGCCGACCAACCGATCGTGGGCCTCATCACGAAGACGGACACCAACCCGTTCTTCGTGAAGATGAAGGAAGGCGCGCAAGCCGCGGCGACAAAAGACGGCGCCAAGCTGCTGACGGCTGCCGGCAGGTTCGACGGAGACAATTCATCGCAGGTGACGGCACTCGAGAACATGACGACAGCGGGCGCCAAAGCGATCTTGATCACGCCGAGCGATACGAAAGCGATCGTGCCGTCGATCAAGAAAGCACGCGCGGCCGGCGTCATGGTGATCGCGCTCGATACGCCGACCGATCCGCAAAGCGCCACCGACGCCCTCTTCGCGACCAACAACTTCGAAGCCGGCAAACTGATCGGCGCATACGCCAAGAAGGCGCTCGGCAACAAACCCGCGAAGATCGCGACGCTCGATCTCGCGCCCGGCATCTCGGTCGGCATCCTGCGGCATAACGGCTTCCTCGAAGGGTTCGGCATCAAGCAGGGCGACCCGAGCATCGTCTGCAGCCAAGACACGCGCGGCGACCAATCGAAGGGGCAGGCAGCGATGGAGAACTGCCTGCAAAAGGCGCCCGACATCAACGTCGTCTATACGATCAACGAGCCCGCGGCGGCCGGCGCCTATCGCGCGCTGCAGACAGCGGGCAAAGCCAAGAACGTGTTGATCGTGTCGATCGACGGCGGCTGCGAAGGCGTGCGCGACGTCAAAGCCGGCGAGATCGCGGCCACCGCGCAACAGTATCCGCTCAAGATGGCCGCACTCGGCGTCGATGCCGGCGTCGAATACGCGAAGACGGGCAAAAAGGTGAGCGGCTACAAAGATACGGGCGTCACGCTGATCACCGACAAGCCGATGCCCGGTGTCGATAGCAAAGATACGGCCTTCGGCCTGCAAAACTGCTGGGGCCAGTAA
- a CDS encoding efflux transporter outer membrane subunit yields the protein MKRFDSVTGAPRLVQRALAGVFLMTLVAACSVGPTYKRPDVDTPAAFKEALLPAQEAGTWKNAQPSEALERGQWWTIFDDATLNKLEDEALSANQDLKAAAARVREARAGLNAARSAWLPELDAGFGPTRERVSPASQMLPENAYLPPMTLWRAQATASYEAPLFGRVSDNVAAVRADSQQSEALFRSVQLALQADVASNYFSLRELDTEQDLYRRTVTSREEGLKLVKHRYDAGEVSELDLQQATNSLATARAEAAGVERQRASAEHALAVLLGKPPAEFSFPQQPLVPVLARVPVGLPSALLERRPDISAAERAMAAANARVGLAKSAFFPQLDITGAFGYESAGLSQLFEWSSRTFLLGPFAGTALTLPIFDAGRRKAELAQARAQYDEQVANYRSKVLTAFREVEDSLSDLRLLDDQIRAQNDAVNAAARAEHLSEAQYREGEINYLDVLDSERTVLQAQRQASQLAGSQAVATVSLIRALGGGWGGMKSSDASKTSDKSDKSNTQQVAKQ from the coding sequence ATGAAACGGTTTGATTCGGTTACCGGCGCTCCGCGCCTGGTACAGCGCGCGTTGGCGGGCGTGTTCTTGATGACGCTCGTCGCCGCTTGCTCGGTCGGGCCCACCTATAAGCGGCCCGACGTCGATACGCCTGCTGCGTTCAAGGAAGCGCTGCTGCCGGCTCAAGAGGCGGGTACGTGGAAGAACGCTCAGCCCTCGGAAGCGCTCGAGCGTGGTCAATGGTGGACGATCTTCGATGACGCGACGCTGAACAAGCTCGAAGACGAAGCGCTTTCGGCGAACCAAGACTTGAAGGCGGCTGCCGCACGCGTGCGCGAAGCGCGCGCCGGGCTCAATGCCGCGCGCTCGGCTTGGCTCCCTGAACTCGATGCCGGTTTCGGCCCGACGCGCGAACGCGTTTCGCCCGCGTCGCAGATGCTGCCGGAAAACGCGTACTTGCCGCCGATGACGCTCTGGCGCGCGCAGGCGACTGCGTCGTACGAAGCCCCGTTGTTCGGCCGCGTGAGCGACAACGTCGCCGCCGTGCGTGCCGACTCGCAGCAGAGCGAGGCGCTGTTCCGCTCGGTGCAGCTTGCATTGCAGGCCGATGTCGCATCGAATTACTTCTCGCTGCGCGAACTCGATACGGAGCAGGATTTGTATCGACGCACCGTGACGTCGCGTGAAGAAGGGCTCAAGCTCGTCAAGCATCGCTACGACGCGGGCGAAGTCAGCGAACTCGATCTTCAGCAAGCGACCAATTCGCTCGCGACCGCACGAGCGGAAGCCGCAGGCGTCGAGCGTCAGCGTGCGTCGGCCGAACATGCGCTTGCCGTGCTGCTCGGCAAGCCGCCGGCCGAGTTCTCGTTCCCGCAACAGCCGCTCGTGCCGGTGTTGGCACGCGTGCCGGTGGGATTGCCTTCCGCGCTGCTCGAACGGCGTCCCGACATCTCGGCTGCCGAGCGCGCGATGGCCGCGGCGAACGCACGCGTCGGCCTCGCGAAATCGGCGTTTTTCCCGCAGCTCGATATCACGGGCGCATTCGGGTATGAGTCGGCGGGCTTGAGTCAGCTATTCGAATGGTCGAGCCGCACGTTCCTGCTCGGGCCGTTCGCGGGCACGGCGCTGACGCTGCCGATCTTCGACGCCGGCCGCCGCAAGGCGGAATTGGCGCAGGCGAGGGCGCAATACGACGAGCAGGTGGCGAACTATCGCTCGAAAGTGCTGACCGCATTCCGCGAGGTGGAGGATAGTCTCTCCGATCTGCGGTTGCTCGACGACCAGATCCGTGCGCAAAACGATGCGGTCAATGCGGCCGCGCGAGCCGAGCATCTGTCGGAAGCGCAGTATCGCGAAGGCGAGATCAATTATCTCGACGTGCTCGATAGTGAGCGCACGGTGCTGCAGGCGCAACGTCAGGCGAGCCAGTTGGCCGGATCGCAGGCCGTGGCGACCGTGAGCCTCATTCGCGCGTTGGGCGGCGGCTGGGGCGGCATGAAATCGAGCGATGCGAGTAAGACGAGCGATAAGAGCGATAAGAGCAATACGCAGCAAGTCGCCAAGCAGTGA
- a CDS encoding ATP-binding cassette domain-containing protein, whose translation MSTSSSSRSTTPVLQARGLVKRYGQVTALDGCDFEVMPGEILAVIGDNGAGKSSLIKALSGATVPDEGELLLDGVPVKFRSPLDAREKGIETVYQELAVAPAMTIAENLFLGRERRLPGWRGALLKMIDKRRMLEEATSHMKDLQIGIRSMRQPVETLSGGQRQGVAVARSAAFARHVVILDEPTAALGVKEGNMVLELIRRVRDRGLPVILISHNMPHVFEIADRIHIQRLGRRAALVDTKDIHMSDAVAIMTGAKQADVRAIA comes from the coding sequence ATGTCGACCTCATCAAGCTCTCGCTCGACGACGCCCGTGCTCCAAGCGCGCGGCCTCGTGAAGCGCTACGGACAAGTGACCGCGCTCGACGGCTGTGATTTCGAAGTCATGCCCGGCGAGATTCTCGCCGTGATCGGCGACAACGGCGCCGGCAAGTCCTCACTGATCAAAGCGCTTTCGGGCGCCACCGTCCCCGACGAGGGCGAGTTGCTGCTCGATGGCGTGCCCGTGAAGTTTCGCAGCCCGCTCGATGCGCGCGAGAAAGGCATCGAAACCGTTTATCAAGAATTGGCCGTCGCACCCGCGATGACGATCGCAGAGAACCTGTTTCTCGGACGCGAACGACGTTTGCCGGGCTGGCGCGGCGCGTTGCTGAAGATGATCGACAAGCGGCGCATGCTCGAAGAAGCGACCTCGCACATGAAGGATCTGCAGATCGGCATTCGCTCGATGCGGCAACCGGTCGAGACGCTGTCGGGTGGGCAGCGCCAAGGCGTTGCCGTGGCGCGTAGCGCGGCATTCGCTCGGCACGTAGTCATCCTCGACGAGCCCACGGCCGCGCTCGGCGTCAAGGAAGGCAACATGGTGCTCGAACTGATTCGACGCGTGCGCGATCGTGGCCTACCCGTCATCCTCATCAGCCACAACATGCCGCATGTGTTCGAAATCGCCGATCGCATTCATATTCAGCGGCTCGGGCGACGCGCGGCGCTCGTCGATACGAAGGACATTCATATGTCCGACGCCGTCGCGATCATGACGGGTGCGAAGCAGGCCGACGTCCGGGCCATCGCATGA
- a CDS encoding ABC transporter permease: MPSIAEAGPLIALVAACAFFMSQSHRFLSFQNLSLILQQTIVVAVIAIGQTLIVLTAGIDLSCGMVMAFGSIIMTKFAVVLGVPPILAIFCGIGASALFGLLNGVLVTRVKLPSFIVTLGTLNIAFALTQLYSNAETVSNLPDAIMFFGNTFRLGPAEVTYGTVLALLLYFVTWFVLRNTVPGRHLYALGNNPEAARLMGLSSDKILLTVYSLSGAIYGIAALLLVSRTGVGDPQAGQTDNLDSITAVVLGGTSLFGGRGSVVGTLLGALIVGVFRNGLTLIGVSSVYQVLITGILVILAVAADKLSHRRS, from the coding sequence ATGCCGAGCATTGCCGAGGCCGGTCCGTTGATCGCCCTCGTCGCCGCGTGCGCCTTCTTCATGTCGCAAAGCCATCGCTTCCTGTCGTTTCAGAATCTCTCGCTGATCCTGCAGCAAACGATCGTGGTCGCCGTCATCGCGATCGGACAAACGCTCATCGTCCTGACCGCCGGCATCGATCTGTCGTGCGGGATGGTGATGGCATTCGGCTCGATCATCATGACGAAGTTCGCCGTCGTGCTGGGCGTGCCGCCGATTCTTGCCATCTTTTGCGGTATCGGTGCGAGCGCATTGTTCGGACTCCTAAATGGTGTGCTCGTCACGCGCGTGAAGCTGCCTTCGTTCATCGTCACGCTCGGTACGCTGAACATCGCCTTCGCGTTGACGCAGCTCTATTCGAACGCAGAAACGGTATCGAACCTGCCCGACGCGATCATGTTCTTCGGCAACACGTTCCGGCTCGGGCCGGCTGAAGTGACCTATGGCACCGTCCTCGCGCTGCTTTTGTATTTCGTTACTTGGTTCGTACTCCGCAACACCGTCCCCGGCCGGCATTTGTACGCACTCGGCAACAACCCCGAGGCGGCGCGCCTCATGGGGCTCTCGTCTGACAAGATCCTGCTCACCGTCTACTCGCTGTCCGGCGCGATCTACGGCATCGCGGCGCTGCTGCTCGTCTCGCGCACGGGCGTCGGCGATCCGCAGGCAGGTCAAACCGACAACCTCGACAGCATCACGGCGGTCGTGCTTGGCGGCACGAGCCTGTTCGGCGGACGCGGATCGGTCGTCGGCACGCTGCTCGGCGCGCTGATCGTCGGGGTATTCCGCAACGGGCTGACGCTGATCGGCGTGTCGTCCGTCTATCAAGTGCTGATCACCGGCATTCTCGTGATTCTCGCGGTGGCCGCCGACAAACTATCGCACCGCCGCAGCTAA
- a CDS encoding efflux RND transporter periplasmic adaptor subunit, protein MSKKPLSRTRIAYAVLAVVVVAGIGAFSAIRVDASAPAQAAPMAPEVDVATVLNKTVTDWQTYSGRLEAVDKVEIRPQVSGTIVAVDFKDGSLVKKGQTLFVIDQRPYAAEVDRAKAQLASAQARDSYAQTDWQRAQRLMADNAIAKRDYDEKQNTALQSAADVKAAQAALETAQINLGYTTIVAPVAGRVSRAEITVGNVVSSGANAAPLTTLVSVSPIYASFDVDEQTYLQYIGRARNGTNVPVDLGLANETGYSRKGSIASIDNRLDTSSGTIRVRARFDNADGTLVPGLYARVKVGGGEPHAALLIDEAAIGTDQDKKFVLAVDAQGRVAYREVKLGSEHGNLRVITAGLSATDRIVVNGVQRVRPGQTIRPHMVPMTDDPMGGSDGSASADAGQAGAGQSKNS, encoded by the coding sequence ATGTCCAAGAAACCTCTTTCCCGTACTCGCATCGCCTATGCGGTCCTTGCCGTAGTGGTGGTTGCCGGCATCGGCGCGTTCAGCGCGATTCGCGTGGATGCGAGCGCGCCTGCGCAAGCGGCACCGATGGCACCCGAGGTCGACGTGGCTACGGTGCTGAACAAAACCGTCACCGATTGGCAAACCTACTCGGGCCGGCTCGAGGCCGTCGACAAAGTGGAGATTCGTCCGCAAGTGTCGGGCACGATCGTGGCGGTCGACTTCAAGGACGGCTCGCTCGTCAAGAAGGGGCAGACGCTGTTCGTCATCGATCAGCGTCCGTATGCGGCCGAAGTCGATCGCGCCAAAGCGCAGCTTGCCTCGGCTCAGGCGCGCGACAGCTACGCGCAAACCGACTGGCAGCGCGCGCAGCGCCTGATGGCCGACAACGCGATCGCCAAGCGCGATTACGACGAGAAGCAAAACACCGCGCTGCAATCGGCCGCGGACGTGAAAGCGGCACAGGCCGCGCTCGAGACGGCGCAGATCAATCTCGGCTACACGACGATCGTCGCACCCGTCGCCGGCCGTGTTTCCCGCGCTGAGATCACAGTGGGCAACGTCGTCTCGTCGGGCGCGAATGCAGCGCCGTTGACGACGCTCGTCTCGGTGTCGCCGATCTACGCGTCGTTCGACGTCGACGAGCAAACGTACCTGCAGTACATCGGGCGCGCTCGCAACGGCACGAACGTGCCGGTGGACCTCGGGCTTGCAAACGAGACGGGCTACTCGCGCAAAGGCTCGATCGCGTCGATCGACAATCGGCTCGATACGTCGTCGGGCACGATTCGCGTGCGTGCGCGCTTCGACAATGCGGACGGCACGCTCGTGCCGGGTCTGTACGCGCGCGTCAAGGTGGGCGGCGGCGAACCGCACGCGGCGCTCTTGATCGACGAAGCCGCGATCGGCACCGATCAAGACAAGAAGTTCGTGCTCGCCGTCGACGCGCAAGGCCGCGTGGCATACCGCGAAGTGAAGCTCGGCAGCGAGCACGGCAATTTGCGCGTCATCACGGCGGGCCTGAGCGCCACCGACCGCATCGTCGTCAACGGCGTTCAGCGTGTGCGTCCGGGCCAGACGATACGGCCGCACATGGTGCCGATGACCGACGATCCGATGGGCGGTAGCGACGGCAGCGCGAGCGCCGATGCGGGCCAAGCTGGCGCTGGCCAATCGAAGAATTCCTGA